Part of the Citrus sinensis cultivar Valencia sweet orange chromosome 2, DVS_A1.0, whole genome shotgun sequence genome, tatacgATTTGCACCGTAAACAACTTGTTTTGAGATTGATTTGAATTTATGgatgcatgcatgcattttattttttttaattcttatagcTGGATTGTGGAAAATCTtagtttaaaataatagaacaGGTAAGaccaaaatctaaaaaatgtgtttagtggactaaaattttacataaaaatatagatCTAAACCTTACAATAATCAAGTCAATACGAAAGCTCTCTAGAAATTAaacattttgatattttattggaAGATGATATTTGCAGTCGCGAGAAAGAAAAGCTTGAagtaattaactaaaaatgatCGCACGCTGCTGCAAGATGCAAATTTCAAAGCACACAATTATCGTTTAAGGTGATCATAGCAAGCCGCTCTAGACTTGCAATTTGCGGCTGCAAAGGCAACTTACAAGGCTGAATTAAGTTTTAATATGAAGGTCAACCAGgcaaactcaaaagaaataatgggactacttattttattaccCTGTCCAGTTGTTTTCATAATCAATTTGACAACATCAGCCCCCCTTCCCATGCTCAGCATATGTTGAGTCTATTTAGTGTCAGAATAGTTTTTTAACATTGACTTGGCCAAACTGACAACCATAACAGAAATTTATGCCAAGCCTGTTGAATATGCaatcaaaaaattatcattttttctttgtgagaagtaaattatattaatataaggactgaaaaaatatatatttatatgtatgaAGTGAAAGTAGAACGGCCACTAGCAATGCCCCAACCTTATCCCCATGTCTTGGTGTTACCAAAAGGGCATTAAACGGCCGTTCAGAAAGATTGTAACAGCAAAATTTACTGCTCACATGGGAGTGATGAAACAAGCACCAAGCACACTCAGTCAACTTATACTTTATCAGCATTTTGTTATTGCATAACTCATTTGAAACTGTCAATTATATTGCGCCAACCGGCCTTATGGGTTGTCCCATTTGGCTATCAAAAGTTGAATATAAAAGCATAATATAAGGAAGGTTAATAAATCACTCATGCATGCAATGAAACGAATAATATGTGCCTCTGCGGCTAGTTAGCGTGTAGTGCAAAGAGATAGTTTGGTGTGTGTTAGCTCATCTTCCCATTTCTACTTCTTTCCATTCCCTACGATTTTCATAAGCCTTCTCTATTTTTTGTCTGTCTCTTTCATGGATCAGTTACCAATAAAAGCACCACATTCTACTGACCGCAAAAACCAATATAGAATAAGGACCAAGAAACTTACTTACAGGTCTTTTAGGGGGGTTGATGAATTCAATTGGTTTTGCAGCTGGAAGGAGAAGCCTCCTGCTGTATGCATACTGAAAAATGTCAATTGTGAAGCTAGACCAGGGGAGATTATGGCTATTGTTGGTCCTAGTGGGGCAGGAAAGACCACATTGTTGGACATACTTGCTGGAATGATCCCCCTGAGAAGAGTCTCTGGTTCTGTTCTTGTTAATGAGCAACCAATGAATATTACACAATTTCGAAGAATATCAGGTTATGTCACACAAGACGAAGTGCTGTTTCCACTGCTGACTGTCAAAGAAACGCTTATGTACAGTGCTAGACTCAGGTTGCATGTTGGACTCAACAGGGCTAAAGCTAGGGTTAGTGAACTGCTGAAGGAGCTTGGACTGGAGCATGTTGCCAATGTGCGAATTGGTGGCGAGTCAAGTCGTGGCATTTCGGGTGGAGAGAAGCGTAGAGTTTCAATTGGAGTTGATCTTGTTCATGACCCTGCTGTTCTTCTGATTGATGAACCAACCTCTGGATTGGATTCAGCATCAGCCCTAAATGTAGCTTCCTTGCTGAAATACATGGCTGTGAAGCAAGGTAAGACAATTGTGTTGACCATCCACCAACCAGGTTTTCGGATCCTTGAGCTTTTTGATCAAATTCTATTACTATCAAAGGGAACAGTCGTTCACCATGGATCCCTGGATCTCCTTGAGCATCGGCTTAGAATTGCAGGTCATTCCATTCCCCGGCAAGTTAATGTGCTTGAGTTTGCCATTGAAATGACAGTAGCAATGGTCATAGATTCTGAAGAAAGTGAAATCGAAGATAGAGACAGCGCGCAGGATAATGAGCATGACAGAAAAAATCTTCGCCTAGTTAATGGTGAAGAAACTAAAACATATTGCTCTAATCCTCCATTCAAGGAGGTTATAATACTGGTTCAGAGATTCTCCAGCAATATTCGAAGAACAAAACAGCTCTTTGCTGCGAGAATATTACAATCAGTA contains:
- the LOC102616068 gene encoding ABC transporter G family member 10-like, with translation MDQLPIKAPHSTDRKNQYRIRTKKLTYRSFRGVDEFNWFCSWKEKPPAVCILKNVNCEARPGEIMAIVGPSGAGKTTLLDILAGMIPLRRVSGSVLVNEQPMNITQFRRISGYVTQDEVLFPLLTVKETLMYSARLRLHVGLNRAKARVSELLKELGLEHVANVRIGGESSRGISGGEKRRVSIGVDLVHDPAVLLIDEPTSGLDSASALNVASLLKYMAVKQGKTIVLTIHQPGFRILELFDQILLLSKGTVVHHGSLDLLEHRLRIAGHSIPRQVNVLEFAIEMTVAMVIDSEESEIEDRDSAQDNEHDRKNLRLVNGEETKTYCSNPPFKEVIILVQRFSSNIRRTKQLFAARILQSVVAGIVLGTIFMNAYNDPRRMKLQTQIGFFAFSLTFLLSSTTEGLPIYLEERKILMRETSRGAYRISSYVISNTLVFLPFLLIVALLYTIPVYWLTGLRREMDGFLYFSFIVWLVVLTSNSFVACFSALVPNFIMGNCLIAGIMGSYFLFSGYFISKDNIPKYWIFMHYLSLFKYPFECFMINEYGGEKGKQRCLQALEGTCFLYGDGFLAAQGLKDSQKWSNVGVMLAFVFGYRFLCFLILCYRSYRTQC